One window from the genome of Micromonospora aurantiaca ATCC 27029 encodes:
- the rnc gene encoding ribonuclease III: MTNDKRRRAPVGHLEAAFGVSLDPELLERALTHRSYAYENGGLPTNERLEFLGDSVLGVVITTALFHNHPDLPEGQLAKLRASVVNMRALADVARGLGPDGLGAYLLLGKGEEATGGRDKASILADTLEALLGAIYLQYGLDTAAIVIHRLFDPLMAESAGRGAALDWKTSLQELTAALGLGVPEYRIEGTGPDHLKTFTAWVVVAGNRYGGAEGRSKKEAEQRAAESAWRTLTEQAEAEAAAQAQAETSPQVQDDATDVEAGAGRA; encoded by the coding sequence ATGACCAACGACAAGCGGCGGCGTGCTCCCGTCGGCCACCTGGAGGCGGCCTTCGGGGTGTCGCTCGACCCGGAACTGCTGGAGCGCGCGCTGACCCACCGCTCGTACGCGTACGAGAACGGCGGCCTGCCCACGAACGAGCGGCTGGAGTTCCTGGGCGACTCGGTCCTCGGCGTGGTGATCACCACAGCGCTGTTCCACAACCACCCCGACCTGCCCGAGGGGCAGCTGGCGAAGCTGCGCGCCAGCGTGGTCAACATGCGGGCGCTCGCCGACGTGGCGCGTGGTCTCGGCCCGGACGGGCTGGGCGCGTACCTGCTGCTCGGCAAGGGCGAGGAGGCCACCGGCGGACGGGACAAGGCGAGCATCCTGGCCGACACGCTGGAGGCGCTGCTGGGCGCGATCTATCTCCAGTACGGCCTGGACACCGCCGCCATCGTCATCCACCGGCTGTTCGACCCGCTGATGGCCGAGTCGGCGGGCCGGGGCGCGGCGCTGGACTGGAAGACCAGCCTCCAGGAGCTGACCGCCGCGCTCGGGCTCGGCGTGCCCGAGTACCGGATCGAGGGCACCGGGCCGGATCACCTGAAGACGTTCACCGCGTGGGTGGTGGTGGCCGGCAACCGCTACGGCGGCGCGGAGGGACGCAGCAAGAAGGAGGCCGAGCAGCGCGCGGCCGAGTCGGCCTGGCGGACGCTCACCGAGCAGGCCGAGGCGGAGGCGGCGGCGCAGGCCCAGGCGGAGACGAGCCCGCAGGTCCAGGACGACGCGACGGACGTCGAGGCGGGCGCGGGCCGTGCCTGA
- the mutM gene encoding bifunctional DNA-formamidopyrimidine glycosylase/DNA-(apurinic or apyrimidinic site) lyase — MPELPEVETVRVGLAQWVIGRRIAAVEVRHPRAVRRHAPGGAHFADVLAGRTVTGVQRRGKYLWLPLDSGDAVIGHLGMSGQLLLQPVGAADELHLRVRFRFADDGPELRFVDQRTFGGLSVSEGGAELPAEIAHIARDPMDPEFSDEAFVAALRRKRTEIKRALLDQTLISGVGNIYADEALWRAKLHGTRPADALTRPAALRLLGHVRDVLAEAIKQGGTSFDELYVNVNGESGYFDRSLNAYGREGEPCPRCGAPIRREAFMNRSSYSCPRCQPRPRGTLRG, encoded by the coding sequence GTGCCTGAGCTGCCCGAGGTCGAGACCGTCCGGGTGGGACTCGCCCAGTGGGTGATCGGCCGGCGGATCGCCGCCGTCGAGGTACGCCACCCCCGGGCCGTACGCCGGCACGCGCCCGGTGGCGCGCACTTCGCCGACGTGCTCGCCGGCCGGACGGTCACCGGCGTGCAGCGCCGGGGCAAGTACCTCTGGCTGCCGCTGGACAGCGGCGACGCGGTGATCGGCCACCTCGGCATGTCCGGCCAGCTGCTGCTGCAGCCGGTCGGCGCGGCCGACGAACTGCACCTGCGGGTCCGGTTCCGATTCGCCGACGACGGGCCGGAGCTGCGCTTCGTCGACCAGCGCACGTTCGGCGGGCTGTCCGTGTCCGAAGGTGGGGCGGAGCTGCCCGCCGAGATCGCCCACATCGCCCGCGACCCGATGGACCCGGAGTTCTCCGACGAGGCGTTCGTAGCGGCGCTGCGGCGCAAGCGTACGGAGATCAAACGCGCGCTGCTCGACCAGACGCTGATCTCCGGGGTGGGCAACATCTACGCCGACGAGGCACTGTGGCGGGCGAAGCTGCACGGCACCCGCCCGGCCGACGCGCTCACCCGTCCGGCCGCGCTGCGGCTGCTCGGACACGTCCGGGACGTGCTCGCCGAGGCGATCAAGCAGGGTGGCACCAGCTTCGACGAGCTGTACGTCAACGTCAACGGCGAGAGCGGCTACTTCGACCGGTCGCTGAACGCGTACGGCCGGGAGGGGGAGCCCTGCCCGCGCTGCGGCGCGCCGATCCGGCGCGAGGCGTTCATGAACCGGTCCTCCTACAGCTGCCCGCGATGCCAGCCGCGGCCCCGGGGCACCCTCCGGGGATGA
- a CDS encoding MMPL family transporter, with protein sequence MGRRPVTVRLARWSAEHPWRAIALWVVFVAVCFVGGSAAGLNEATDEDQAIGEFGQAQLIVDSGGFDRPATENVLITARSGSLDQAAAKAAAQDAADRLRQVDGVASIGTPMPSRDGSALLVPITMSGDPGTAGDRVQPLRDTTAKVQDAHPQLRVEQVGGPSIDKALDDTLGKDFKRAELLSLPVTLAILIIAFGALIAAGVPVLLALSSVAAAMGLSTLASHLVPATDTTASVILLIGMAVGVDYSLFYVRREREERAKGRSGLDAVEIAAETSGHAVVVSGTAVIISMGGLLLAQDAIFSSLAVGSILVVAVAVIGSLTVLPALLAKLGRWVDRPRVPLLWRLTAPRDGQPARPRFWPAVLKPALRAPVATLLISVALLLALAAPALGMKLKFPGPEDVPRTTAAMQAYDRLTAAFPSNGTSHTVAVRAPAEQADRVRAALTDLAGRTAADPLFAPAEGDGPEIQVSADRRVSVLEVATPHASRSDEASRSLHELREDLVPATLGGIPGVEYAVGGGVAASEDYAAHIWAKLPIVAAFVLALTFLVMAWTFRSMVVALTSIVLNLLSAGAAYGLLVLVFQSTWAEGLLGFTSMDAIVTWLPLFLFVVLFGLSMDYHVFVVSRIREAVDRGMPTREAVAHGITSSAGVVTSAAVVMVAVFSIFATLSMIDFKQLGIGLAAAILLDATIIRAVVLPSVMTLLGDANWWAPRFMRRRTPTPAVEPPPAPAPELVGAR encoded by the coding sequence ATGGGCAGGCGACCGGTGACCGTGCGGCTGGCACGGTGGAGTGCGGAGCATCCGTGGCGCGCGATCGCGTTGTGGGTGGTCTTCGTGGCGGTGTGTTTCGTGGGCGGCAGCGCCGCCGGGCTGAACGAGGCGACCGACGAGGATCAGGCGATCGGCGAGTTCGGACAGGCACAGCTGATCGTCGACAGTGGCGGGTTCGACCGGCCGGCGACCGAGAACGTGCTGATCACCGCCCGCTCGGGCTCGCTCGACCAGGCCGCGGCGAAGGCCGCCGCGCAGGACGCGGCGGACCGGCTGCGGCAGGTCGACGGCGTGGCCTCGATCGGTACGCCGATGCCGTCGCGCGACGGCAGCGCGCTGCTGGTGCCGATCACCATGTCGGGCGACCCGGGCACCGCCGGTGACCGGGTGCAGCCGTTGCGGGACACCACCGCGAAGGTGCAGGACGCGCACCCGCAGCTGCGGGTGGAGCAGGTCGGCGGCCCGTCGATCGACAAGGCGCTCGACGACACGCTCGGCAAGGACTTCAAGCGCGCCGAGCTGCTCAGCCTGCCGGTGACGCTGGCCATCCTGATCATCGCGTTCGGCGCGCTGATCGCCGCCGGGGTGCCGGTGCTGCTGGCGCTCTCCTCGGTGGCCGCAGCGATGGGCCTCTCCACACTCGCCTCGCACCTCGTGCCGGCCACCGACACCACCGCCAGCGTCATCCTGCTGATCGGCATGGCGGTCGGCGTTGACTACTCGCTGTTCTACGTGCGGCGGGAGCGGGAGGAACGGGCCAAGGGCCGATCCGGACTGGACGCGGTGGAGATCGCGGCGGAGACCTCCGGGCACGCCGTGGTGGTCTCCGGCACCGCTGTGATCATCTCGATGGGCGGCCTGCTGCTCGCCCAGGACGCGATCTTCTCCTCGCTGGCGGTCGGCTCGATCCTGGTGGTCGCGGTCGCCGTGATCGGCTCGCTCACAGTGCTGCCGGCGCTGCTGGCGAAGCTGGGCCGCTGGGTGGACCGGCCGCGGGTGCCGCTGCTGTGGCGCCTCACCGCCCCGCGTGACGGGCAGCCGGCCCGGCCCCGGTTCTGGCCGGCGGTGCTCAAGCCGGCGCTGCGCGCGCCGGTGGCCACGCTGCTGATCTCGGTCGCGCTGCTGCTCGCGCTCGCCGCGCCCGCGCTCGGCATGAAGCTGAAGTTCCCCGGCCCGGAGGACGTGCCGCGCACCACCGCCGCCATGCAGGCGTACGACCGGCTCACCGCGGCCTTCCCGAGCAACGGCACCAGCCACACGGTCGCCGTGCGGGCACCCGCCGAGCAGGCCGACCGGGTGCGGGCCGCGCTCACCGACCTGGCCGGCCGTACCGCCGCCGACCCGCTCTTCGCGCCGGCCGAGGGGGACGGCCCGGAGATCCAGGTGTCGGCGGACCGGCGGGTGTCGGTGCTGGAGGTGGCCACGCCGCACGCCAGCCGCTCCGACGAGGCGTCCCGGTCGCTGCACGAGCTGCGCGAGGACCTGGTCCCGGCCACGCTCGGCGGCATCCCGGGCGTGGAGTACGCGGTCGGCGGCGGCGTGGCCGCCAGCGAGGACTACGCCGCCCACATCTGGGCGAAGCTGCCGATCGTCGCGGCGTTCGTGCTGGCGCTGACGTTCCTGGTGATGGCGTGGACGTTCCGGTCGATGGTGGTGGCGCTGACCTCGATCGTGCTGAACCTGCTCTCCGCCGGCGCCGCGTACGGGCTGCTGGTGCTGGTCTTCCAGAGCACCTGGGCGGAGGGGCTGCTCGGCTTCACCTCGATGGACGCGATCGTCACCTGGCTGCCGCTGTTCCTGTTCGTGGTGCTGTTCGGACTGTCGATGGACTACCACGTCTTCGTGGTCAGCCGGATCCGCGAGGCGGTCGACCGGGGGATGCCGACCCGGGAGGCGGTGGCGCACGGGATCACCTCGTCGGCCGGGGTGGTGACCAGTGCGGCGGTGGTGATGGTGGCGGTGTTCTCCATCTTCGCCACGCTCAGCATGATCGACTTCAAGCAGCTCGGCATCGGCCTGGCGGCGGCGATCCTGCTGGACGCCACGATCATCCGCGCGGTCGTGCTGCCCTCGGTGATGACGCTGCTGGGTGACGCGAACTGGTGGGCGCCGAGGTTCATGCGCCGCCGTACGCCCACCCCGGCGGTCGAGCCGCCGCCCGCCCCGGCGCCGGAGCTGGTCGGCGCCCGCTGA
- a CDS encoding endo alpha-1,4 polygalactosaminidase, with protein MRIRPVWAVPRSRPAHVRRRGPRRGVALALTALLLAPVPACRRPITPPGAPTPWPAAQADRWRWQWQLTTPVDVTADADVFLLDPVATTSAETAELREQSRRLVCHVRVGTYAADDPDATRFPAAVRGAAVPGRPGSRFLDVRGWDALAPVLADRFRLCRGKGFGAVALADTDGYRHRSGFPLDFDDQLLFNRRLAGLARKLNLSPGLVDDVPQVAALAPDFDSAVNQECVRRRECAKLLPFVDAGKPVFHVEYTGEPADFCVTSVGYGFASIRKDRQLDAWREPCALP; from the coding sequence ATGCGGATCCGGCCGGTGTGGGCCGTGCCGCGCTCCCGGCCGGCCCACGTCCGCCGACGTGGCCCGCGCCGGGGCGTGGCGCTCGCGCTGACCGCGCTGCTGCTCGCCCCGGTGCCGGCCTGCCGCCGGCCGATCACGCCGCCCGGCGCGCCCACGCCCTGGCCGGCCGCGCAGGCCGACCGCTGGCGGTGGCAGTGGCAGCTCACCACCCCGGTGGACGTCACAGCCGACGCCGACGTCTTCCTCCTCGATCCGGTGGCGACCACCTCGGCCGAGACCGCCGAGCTGCGCGAGCAGAGCCGCCGGCTGGTCTGCCACGTCCGGGTCGGCACGTACGCCGCCGACGACCCGGACGCCACCCGCTTCCCCGCCGCCGTACGCGGCGCGGCGGTGCCGGGGCGGCCGGGGAGCCGTTTCCTGGACGTACGGGGCTGGGACGCGCTCGCTCCGGTGCTGGCCGACCGGTTCCGGCTGTGCCGGGGCAAGGGCTTCGGCGCGGTGGCGCTCGCCGACACGGACGGCTACCGGCACCGCTCCGGCTTCCCGCTGGACTTCGACGACCAGCTGCTGTTCAACCGCCGGCTGGCCGGGCTGGCCCGCAAGCTGAACCTCTCCCCCGGCCTGGTCGACGACGTGCCGCAGGTGGCCGCGCTGGCCCCCGACTTCGACTCCGCGGTCAATCAGGAGTGCGTACGCCGCCGCGAGTGCGCGAAGCTGCTGCCGTTCGTCGACGCCGGCAAGCCGGTCTTCCACGTCGAGTACACCGGCGAGCCGGCGGACTTCTGCGTCACCTCGGTCGGCTACGGCTTCGCCTCGATCCGCAAGGACCGCCAGTTGGACGCCTGGCGGGAGCCGTGCGCCCTGCCGTGA
- a CDS encoding CAP domain-containing protein, translating into MYRWNDPIEPEGARRRPEPPTDEGPAWLSDRPEPRSSYLFGDEAQQRPAGHGVEPAAGGFRPESAPPAYGPAGSYPPARDRWNGEEQPTDAWQGQEPAWRGHEQPAAWQGQDQPTAWPGHEQPAAGWEQPTATWQPATDTPADDRQRPKRRLSRPLVIGGAAAAATLVVSLGVGAVLLPGDDQGTKRTSADAPVAAAPQAPDGTDEAPADALAPESASPSAVPTTVVPSPTKKATPKPSRSTAPSRQQERSSAPSGGTSGGGSTSTKATATTGLSAELQKVVTIVNQERAKAGCKALTVNAKLNLAAQRHSQDQADHKKMDHTGSDGSQPWDRVKAAGYAYRMVGENVAWNYQTPAAVMEGWMNSEGHRKNILNCSYTQIGVGVARSNGPYWTQVFATPS; encoded by the coding sequence GTGTACCGCTGGAACGACCCGATCGAACCGGAGGGCGCCCGCCGGCGTCCCGAGCCGCCGACCGACGAGGGTCCGGCGTGGCTCAGCGACCGGCCCGAGCCGCGGTCGTCGTACCTGTTCGGGGACGAAGCGCAGCAGCGGCCCGCCGGTCACGGCGTCGAGCCGGCCGCCGGGGGCTTCCGCCCCGAGAGCGCACCCCCGGCCTACGGACCCGCCGGCTCGTACCCGCCGGCCCGGGACAGGTGGAACGGCGAGGAGCAGCCGACCGACGCGTGGCAGGGCCAGGAGCCCGCGTGGCGGGGCCACGAGCAGCCCGCGGCGTGGCAGGGCCAGGACCAGCCCACCGCCTGGCCGGGGCACGAGCAGCCGGCCGCTGGCTGGGAACAGCCCACCGCGACCTGGCAGCCGGCGACCGACACCCCGGCCGACGACCGGCAGCGCCCGAAGCGGCGCCTGTCCCGGCCACTCGTGATCGGCGGGGCCGCCGCCGCGGCGACGCTCGTGGTGAGCCTCGGCGTGGGCGCCGTCCTGCTGCCCGGCGACGACCAGGGCACGAAGCGCACCTCCGCAGACGCGCCGGTGGCCGCCGCGCCGCAGGCGCCCGACGGGACCGATGAGGCGCCCGCCGACGCGCTCGCGCCCGAGTCGGCGAGCCCGTCCGCCGTACCGACCACCGTCGTGCCGAGCCCGACGAAGAAGGCCACCCCGAAGCCGAGCCGCAGCACCGCCCCGTCGCGGCAGCAGGAGCGCAGCAGCGCCCCGAGCGGCGGCACGTCGGGCGGCGGCTCCACGAGCACCAAGGCCACCGCCACGACCGGGCTCAGCGCCGAACTCCAGAAGGTCGTCACGATCGTGAACCAGGAGCGGGCGAAGGCCGGCTGCAAGGCGCTCACGGTCAACGCCAAGCTGAACCTGGCCGCCCAGCGGCACAGCCAGGACCAGGCCGACCACAAGAAGATGGACCACACGGGCAGCGACGGCAGCCAGCCCTGGGACCGGGTCAAGGCCGCCGGCTACGCGTACCGCATGGTGGGCGAGAACGTGGCCTGGAACTACCAGACCCCGGCGGCGGTCATGGAGGGCTGGATGAACTCCGAAGGCCACCGGAAGAACATCCTCAACTGCTCGTACACCCAGATCGGTGTGGGCGTGGCGCGCAGCAACGGGCCGTACTGGACGCAGGTCTTCGCCACCCCGAGCTGA
- the smc gene encoding chromosome segregation protein SMC, whose protein sequence is MHLKSLTVKGFKSFASATTLKLEPGITCVVGPNGSGKSNVVDAIAWVLGEQGAKALRGGKMEDVIFAGTAGRAPLGRAEVTLTIDNTDGALPIEYTEVSITRRMFRSGESEYEINGDSCRLLDIQELLSDSGIGREMHIIVGQGRLDGMLHAKPEDRRAFIEEAAGVLKHRKRKEKALRKLDAMQTNLNRLTDLTAELRRQLKPLGRQAEVARRAAGIQANLRDARLRLLADDLHTLRTTLDKEIADETALRERRELIEAEHGEVQGRLGELEAALAEDAPLLAAAQDTWYRLSALQERFRSIEQLARERLRHLSAAGDDERPGRDPEQLEAESRRVREQEEELRAALTEDQIRLAEAVEHRQELERQLAAAERELVAAAKAIADRREGLARLTGQVNSARARTTSAGEEIERLAAAHTDAMGRAEKAQADLDAVAEQSTEADRDNADLDARHDEAVAVHERAQAAVRSLADGERAAEKDAATWKAREEALAMGLRRKDGAGELLARADQVPGLLGSLAGLLTVAPGDEAALAAALGGLADAVAVSGVDEAVEAMRLLKISDAGRAGLLVGSPAGPGMDGPADALRPKLPEGARWAPDLVECSPAIRPAVHRALRDVALVDDLAAASALVAANPELRAVTPDGDVVGAYAAAGGSAKAPSFIEVQAAVEEARANRATAERTAAELREQLAEARAEVAAAKEAVQHAAAAKREAESHRNAAARRLAELGAAARSAKAETDRLGESRARAEAARERDLAALAELEERLRLAEATPLDAEPSTEERDQLAAMVPQARQNEMEVRLAVRTAEERVASIAGRADSLARQATAERAARERAAARRAARTRGAQIARAVVGGAREALTRLTVSIARAEEHRDAVARERAAREAELSEVRGAAKRLAAELERLTSQVHRDEVARAEQRMRIEQLEAKAAEDFGLDVPTLVAEYGPDRLVPPTDADVALAEKEGRPVPEPVRYERPVQEKRAAKAERELALLGKVNPLALEEFAALEERFKFLSEQLEDLKATRRDLLTVVKDVDDRILEVFASAFEDTAREFEQVFTVLFPGGEGRLVLTDPEDLLTTGVEVEARPPGKKIKRLSLLSGGERSLTAVAMLVAIFRARPSPFYIMDEVEAALDDVNLGRLITLLAQLREKSQLIVITHQKRTMEIADALYGVTMRAGVTQVISQRLNRADDEEQVTDE, encoded by the coding sequence GTGCATCTCAAGAGCCTGACGGTGAAGGGCTTCAAGTCCTTCGCCTCCGCCACGACGTTGAAGCTGGAGCCCGGGATCACCTGCGTGGTGGGCCCGAACGGCTCCGGCAAGTCCAACGTCGTCGACGCCATCGCCTGGGTGCTCGGCGAGCAGGGCGCCAAGGCGCTGCGCGGCGGCAAGATGGAGGACGTCATCTTCGCCGGCACCGCCGGACGGGCGCCGCTGGGCCGGGCCGAGGTCACCCTCACCATCGACAACACCGACGGCGCGCTGCCGATCGAGTACACTGAGGTCTCCATCACCCGCCGGATGTTCCGCTCCGGCGAGAGCGAGTACGAGATCAACGGCGACTCCTGCCGCCTGCTCGACATCCAGGAGCTGCTGTCCGACTCGGGCATCGGCCGCGAGATGCACATCATCGTCGGGCAGGGCCGGCTCGACGGCATGCTGCACGCCAAGCCGGAGGACCGGCGGGCGTTCATCGAGGAGGCGGCGGGCGTCCTCAAGCACCGCAAGCGCAAGGAGAAGGCGCTGCGGAAGCTCGACGCGATGCAGACCAACCTCAACCGCCTGACCGACCTCACCGCCGAGCTGCGCCGCCAGCTCAAGCCGCTGGGCCGGCAGGCCGAGGTGGCCCGCCGCGCCGCCGGCATCCAGGCCAACCTGCGCGACGCCCGGCTGCGGCTGCTCGCCGACGACCTGCACACGCTGCGGACCACACTGGACAAGGAGATCGCCGACGAGACCGCGCTGCGCGAGCGGCGCGAGCTGATCGAGGCCGAGCACGGCGAGGTGCAGGGCCGCCTCGGCGAGCTGGAGGCGGCGCTGGCCGAGGACGCGCCGCTGCTCGCCGCGGCGCAGGACACCTGGTACCGCCTCTCCGCGCTCCAGGAGCGGTTCCGCTCGATCGAGCAACTGGCCCGGGAGCGGCTGCGTCACCTCAGCGCCGCCGGCGACGACGAGCGCCCCGGGCGCGACCCCGAGCAGCTGGAGGCGGAGTCGCGGCGGGTCCGCGAGCAGGAGGAGGAACTGCGCGCGGCGCTCACCGAGGACCAGATCCGGCTGGCCGAGGCGGTCGAGCACCGCCAGGAGCTGGAACGGCAGCTCGCCGCCGCCGAACGGGAACTGGTCGCCGCGGCCAAGGCGATCGCCGACCGGCGGGAGGGGCTGGCCCGCCTGACCGGCCAGGTCAACTCCGCCCGGGCGCGGACCACGAGCGCCGGCGAGGAGATCGAACGGCTCGCCGCCGCGCACACCGACGCGATGGGCCGCGCCGAGAAGGCGCAGGCCGACCTGGACGCGGTCGCCGAGCAGTCGACCGAGGCGGACCGGGACAACGCCGACCTGGACGCCCGGCACGACGAGGCGGTGGCCGTCCACGAGCGGGCCCAGGCGGCGGTGCGCAGCCTGGCCGACGGGGAGCGCGCCGCCGAGAAGGACGCCGCCACCTGGAAGGCCCGCGAGGAGGCGCTCGCCATGGGGCTGCGCCGCAAGGACGGCGCAGGGGAGCTGCTGGCCCGCGCCGACCAGGTGCCAGGGCTGCTCGGCAGCCTCGCCGGGCTGCTCACCGTCGCCCCCGGTGACGAGGCGGCGCTCGCCGCCGCGCTGGGCGGCCTGGCCGACGCGGTGGCGGTCAGCGGTGTGGACGAAGCGGTCGAGGCGATGCGGCTGCTCAAGATCTCCGACGCCGGCCGGGCCGGGCTGCTGGTCGGCAGCCCCGCCGGGCCGGGCATGGACGGGCCCGCCGACGCGTTGCGCCCGAAGCTGCCCGAGGGCGCCCGCTGGGCCCCCGACCTGGTGGAGTGCTCGCCCGCGATCCGCCCGGCCGTGCACCGGGCGTTGCGCGACGTGGCGCTCGTCGACGACCTGGCCGCCGCGTCCGCGCTCGTCGCCGCGAATCCGGAGCTGCGCGCTGTCACGCCCGACGGCGACGTGGTCGGGGCGTACGCGGCGGCGGGCGGGTCGGCCAAGGCGCCCAGCTTCATCGAGGTGCAGGCCGCCGTCGAGGAGGCGCGGGCCAACCGGGCCACCGCCGAACGCACCGCCGCCGAGCTGCGCGAACAGCTCGCCGAGGCGCGCGCCGAGGTGGCCGCCGCCAAGGAGGCGGTGCAGCACGCCGCTGCCGCCAAGCGGGAGGCGGAGAGCCACCGCAACGCCGCCGCGCGCCGCCTCGCCGAACTGGGCGCCGCAGCCCGCTCGGCCAAGGCGGAGACCGACCGGCTCGGCGAGTCCCGGGCACGCGCCGAGGCGGCCCGGGAGCGGGACCTCGCGGCGCTCGCCGAGCTGGAGGAACGGCTGCGGCTGGCCGAGGCCACCCCGCTCGACGCCGAACCCTCCACCGAGGAGCGTGACCAGCTCGCCGCCATGGTGCCGCAGGCACGGCAGAACGAGATGGAGGTACGGCTCGCGGTGCGTACCGCCGAGGAGCGGGTGGCCTCGATCGCCGGGCGGGCCGACTCGCTGGCCCGGCAGGCCACCGCCGAACGGGCGGCGCGGGAGCGCGCGGCGGCCCGGCGCGCGGCCCGCACCCGCGGCGCCCAGATCGCCCGGGCCGTGGTCGGCGGCGCCCGGGAGGCGCTCACCCGGCTCACCGTCTCCATCGCCCGGGCCGAGGAGCACCGCGACGCCGTCGCCCGCGAGCGCGCCGCCCGCGAGGCCGAGCTGTCCGAGGTACGCGGCGCGGCCAAGCGCCTCGCCGCCGAGCTGGAACGGCTCACCAGCCAGGTGCACCGCGACGAGGTGGCCCGCGCCGAGCAGCGGATGCGCATCGAGCAGCTGGAGGCCAAGGCCGCCGAGGACTTCGGGCTGGACGTGCCCACGCTCGTCGCCGAGTACGGCCCGGACCGGCTGGTCCCGCCCACCGACGCGGACGTGGCGCTCGCCGAGAAGGAGGGCCGGCCGGTGCCCGAGCCGGTCCGCTACGAGCGGCCGGTGCAGGAGAAGCGGGCCGCCAAGGCGGAGCGGGAGCTGGCCCTGCTGGGCAAGGTGAACCCGCTCGCGCTGGAGGAGTTCGCGGCGCTGGAGGAGCGCTTCAAGTTCCTCTCCGAGCAGCTGGAGGACCTCAAGGCCACCCGGCGTGACCTGCTCACCGTGGTCAAGGACGTGGACGACCGGATCCTGGAGGTCTTCGCCAGCGCGTTCGAAGACACCGCACGGGAGTTCGAGCAGGTCTTCACCGTGCTGTTCCCCGGCGGCGAGGGCCGGCTCGTGCTCACCGACCCGGAGGACCTGCTCACCACCGGTGTCGAGGTCGAGGCCCGGCCGCCGGGCAAGAAGATCAAGCGGCTCTCGCTGCTCTCCGGCGGGGAGCGGTCGCTGACCGCGGTGGCGATGCTCGTGGCGATCTTCCGCGCCCGGCCCAGCCCGTTCTACATCATGGACGAGGTGGAGGCGGCGCTCGACGACGTGAACCTGGGCCGCCTGATCACACTGCTGGCGCAGTTGCGGGAGAAGAGCCAGCTCATCGTGATCACGCACCAGAAGCGGACCATGGAGATCGCCGATGCGCTCTACGGAGTGACAATGCGCGCCGGTGTGACCCAGGTGATCAGCCAGCGGCTCAACCGGGCCGACGACGAGGAACAGGTGACAGACGAGTGA
- a CDS encoding HAD-IA family hydrolase produces MSRERATALLVDFDGVLRRWDPAVAAGVEREYGLPEGVLGEIAMSWGLLQPVLTGQVSHAKWMASVADALTPTIGDPERARAAVDQWQSYRGEVDPDVLAFVREVRAAGVRVGLGTNATDLLDADLAALGLTGELDVIVNSSVVGVHKPAKEYFQAACEALETPPGRVLFVDDEDRAVAGARVAGLSAHRWSGPADLRYLRAALAY; encoded by the coding sequence GTGAGTCGGGAACGCGCCACGGCGCTCCTGGTGGACTTCGACGGCGTGCTGCGCCGCTGGGATCCGGCGGTGGCCGCCGGTGTCGAGCGGGAGTACGGGCTGCCCGAGGGCGTCCTCGGTGAGATCGCGATGTCCTGGGGGCTGCTCCAGCCGGTGCTCACCGGCCAGGTCAGCCACGCGAAGTGGATGGCGAGCGTGGCCGACGCGCTGACCCCGACGATCGGCGACCCGGAGCGGGCCCGGGCGGCGGTGGACCAGTGGCAGAGCTACCGCGGCGAGGTCGACCCGGACGTGCTGGCGTTCGTCCGCGAGGTGCGGGCCGCCGGCGTACGGGTGGGGCTGGGCACCAACGCGACCGACCTGCTCGACGCCGACCTGGCCGCGCTGGGCCTGACCGGGGAGCTGGACGTGATCGTCAACTCCTCGGTCGTCGGGGTGCACAAGCCGGCGAAGGAGTACTTCCAGGCCGCCTGCGAGGCGCTGGAGACGCCGCCGGGGCGGGTGCTGTTCGTCGACGACGAGGACCGCGCGGTGGCCGGCGCCCGGGTGGCTGGTCTGTCCGCGCACCGCTGGAGCGGCCCGGCCGACCTGCGGTACCTGCGGGCGGCGCTGGCGTACTGA